Proteins encoded in a region of the Populus nigra chromosome 3, ddPopNigr1.1, whole genome shotgun sequence genome:
- the LOC133688892 gene encoding monogalactosyldiacylglycerol synthase 2, chloroplastic-like produces MMRVQAPPRKASFTEVLQRVYSNLGSVSSNSDSSSSSSSSSSSDSYNCNNLQRLKYYIQESDDDFEEEDGTMELVQIGAERAKNVLILMSDTGGGHRASAEAIRDAFKLEYGDEYRIIVKDVWKEYTGWPLNDMERQYKFMVKHVQLWKVAFHSTSPRWIHSSYLAAIAAYYAKEVEAGLMEYKPDIIISVHPMMQHIPLWVLKWQGLQKKVIFVTVITDLNSCHPTWFHPGVNRCYCPSEEVAKRAALDGLEDSQIRVFGLPIRPSFARAVLSKDELREELELDPSLPAVLLMGGGEGMGPVKKTALALGESLFDKELGKPLGQLIIICGRNKVLKSTLESHEWTIPVKVRGFETQMEKWMGACDCIITKAGPGTIAEALIRGLPIILNDYIPGQEKGNVPYVVDNGAGVFTRSPKETAKIVTEWFCTKTDELERMSENALKLAQPEAVFDIIKDIHELAQARGPLVNIPYVLTASFTSII; encoded by the exons ATGATGAGGGTGCAGGCTCCTCCGAGGAAAGCATCATTTACTGAGGTTTTACAAAGAGTTTATAGTAATCTCGGGTCGGTTAGCAGTAATAGtgatagcagcagcagcagcagcagcagcagcagcagcgacAGCTATAATTGCAACAATCTACAAAGGCTTAAGTATTATATCCAAGAGAGTGACGATGATTTTGAAGAGGAAGATGGGACCATGGAACTTGTTCAAATTGGTGCTGAGAGAGCCAAGAATGTTTTGATCCTTATGAGTGATACAGGTGGTGGCCATCGTGCTTCTGCTGAAGCCATTCGTGATGCTTTCAAGCTTGAATATGGTGATGAATACAGG ATAATTGTGAAGGATGTTTGGAAAGAGTACACAGGCTGGCCATTGAATGATATGGAGAGGCAATACAAATTCATGGTGAAACACGTACAGCTATGGAAGGTGGCATTTCACAGTACTTCTCCAAGATGGATACACTCCAGCTATCTTGCCGCTATCGCTGCCTACTATGCCAA GGAGGTGGAGGCTGGTCTAATGGAGTACAAACCGGATATAATTATCAGTGTTCATCCCATGATGCAGCATATTCCTTTGTGGGTTCTGAAATGGCAAGGCTTACAAAAGAAAGTGATTTTTGTTACAGTCATCACCGACCTCAATAGCTGCCATCCTACATG GTTTCATCCTGGGGTGAATAGATGCTACTGCCCATCAGAGGAGGTTGCCAAGAGGGCTGCATTAGATGGCCTAGAAGATTCTCAAATTCGTGTTTTTGGTTTGCCTATCCGGCCATCTTTTGCTCGTGCAGTTCTTTCGAAG GATGAGTTAAGAGAAGAGCTTGAACTGGACCCTAGTTTGCCAGCGGTTTTACTGATGGGAGGTGGTGAAGGTATGGGTCCTGTTAAGAAAACTGCATTGGCTCTTGGAGAATCGTTGTTTGATAAAGAACTTGGGAAACCACTTGGGCAATTGATCATCATTTGTGGCCGTAATAAGGTTCTTAAATCTACATTGGAATCTCATGAATGGACAATCCCAGTTAAG GTTAGAGGATTTGAGACACAGATGGAGAAATGGATGGGAGCTTGTGACTGCATAATTACCAAA GCTGGACCTGGCACTATTGCAGAAGCATTGATAAGGGGGCTACCTATTATTCTCAACGACTACATTCCTGGACAA GAAAAGGGAAATGTTCCTTATGTGGTAGACAATGGGGCTGGTGTCTTCACCAGAAGTCCTAAAGAAACAGCGAAAATTGTGACAGAATGGTTTTGCACGAAAACAGATGAACTTGAAAGAATGTCAGAGAATGCACTCAAACTAGCCCAACCGGAGGCTGTATTTGACATCATAAAGGACATTCATGAACTCGCACAAGCACGCGGTCCTCTTGTGAATATCCCTTATGTATTGACAGCATCTTTCACAAGCATAATCTGA